The nucleotide sequence GTAAATTAAGCATAGGTTTTTAAAGTTTTAGGTTATATTTGTCTCAAATGACTTCTACTTAGTGGGGTTTTTGTACTAAAGTTTGGTGTATACTTAGAGATTGCTATCAACTAGCCAAGTCATACATTTTAATGTATGTGTTTAGATATGAAACTTAGTATATactctaaaatttttatttttctaagtccacaaCAAACAGAGTTGGGAATTGAGAAGTTGACTAGTTTGGAAAAGTTTTTATTTGGGAAAGCGTGCTACTGAAATGTGTATATTTAGGGCTTATGTAATGGATCTTTTTTAGATTATGGATAAATAATAGACCTTGTTTGGATGACTTTAATAAAGTGACTAGTTGTTAAcccttaaaatgaagaaaacaagtaCTTTGTCTCAGAGTCCAAATATATGTAGTcttaaaactgaggcagaaagaaaatactttaatCCATTTCAGTCTTTTATGGTTATTTTCTATAGTAGGCAAAGGTATTACATTTCACTATGAGTAGATGCTACCATATCTCATAAGGTagcacattttattttaaacaagttTAGGAATGAAACATTAGATATTAAATTTGGTAGGGCATTCTGTTGAGAAAAATGCAGGCAAGAAGATtgactttcctcctttttctggtAAAGTTTGCTGcggttttttgtttttagaatttttagtCTTTTAGGCATATTGAAGGATgtggtggttttatttttttaattttttggtgtgtgtgctTTGAACTTGATTGGATTTAATTCATGAAGGCTTTTGAAGTCTTCGATCCCTGATTACTTCAAGTCTTAGTCAAGATATCTTCTATAGTTTACTCTTGTGTTTTAAGTTATGTTtgttctaaaatttgtttttccaataGAATGATGCCGATGGGTGGAATGATGCCACCTGGACCAGGAATACCACCTCTGATGCCCGGTATGCCTCCAGGTAGGAAATGTGGAATGCTTCCTTATGTAACATGGGTTTTGTAggctttattttttcaatttggaTAACCATGTTTTCCTACAGTTGACCAATGAGATGTTAGTAGGtcgcatactttttttttcctctgtggttTGAAATGGAGTTAAAAGCTAGCACAATATCTGTCAACCTCAACTATCTCCTGTAACTGACGACCAGGAAATTAGCAAAAGGCTTTTGAACATCTGAACTTGTTGCCAAGCCCTGTAGTGAATCATTTAATGCACTTTGATGCTCATAGATCATccctttcttgactttttatttaGCTAGATCTCTGACTAGCTTAGTTAGAAAATTGGGGAGCAGTCAGCTAATCACTGCGAGAAATAACAGCATCTTCAGTGACAGAGAatataagaaaactaaaaaaaaaaagtaaaaaatttaaAGCACAGGGCTACTAATAAACACTACTTAGATCTTAATAGACCTTTGGTATAGCACTATATCATAGCATAGTAATTGAATTTATCTTCATAATGATGATGCCGAATCATTATGAAATAAACATAATAGTCTATTGTTTTATGctattgtagttttatttatgtttattctaAAATTTGCTTTCTAATAGAATGATACCGATGGGTGGAATGATGCCATTTGGACCAGGAATACCATCTCTGATGCGGTTAAATATATGTTAAGGCAGGGAAGtgtaaatacattttagaaagatttccattaAATATGGTTTAAGTAGAGTTTTGGCACTAATTGCTTTTTAGTGACTGGGACAAagcaagtttatattttaaatgacttgatcaTAATTTACTTTGGAGATACTCATACGCAAATACCTAATTTTATGCACATTTGTCTTCTACTTCAGAAATAGTTTCCTTGTACTTTACAAACACTAATCCAGGTATCAAGTCTAGAATTTTAGTAAATTCAGCCTTGGGCCTAAGTTCCACACTGTCCCCTTCGGTGCACTACCCGGGATATTTCCTGTATAGAATGCCTATGGTCACACTCTTTTAGGCATTTAGAGAACTGGGAAAGGGGCAGGGATTAAAGGTTTTTCATGAGGGCCAAATGCCACAGTTAGGAATTAGTAGAATTTATGTGTCAACTTCTAAATTTTTGGTTTAGAAACATTACATTTTTTACATGTATTAGCCACAATGTattgtaaaattaattttttattaatgaaatgtttaacaaaccCACCAAACTTCTACTCATTTATAGGTATGCCTCCACCTGTTCCTCGTCCTGGGATGCCCCCTATGACTCAAGCACAGGCTGTAACAGCACCTGGTATTCTTAATAGACCACCTGCACCAGCAGCTGCTGTTCCTACCCCCCAGCCTCCCGTTACAAAGCCACTTTTTCCTAGTGCAGGACAGGTAAGGTATTAATTGGTTAGATTCTGGATATTTGCATTTAATTGTAAATAACTGCTATTTCTTTCATGCGTACTACTGAGGTTATAGGTCAGTTTTTCTTTAGGAGACTTTTAAATAGTTTATGCTTTAATAATAGTAGCAGGGATCACATGTATATAGAAACAATTTGATTTTCTCTATTCAGAATAGATTGAAAGTCAGAAAATTTATGTTGCTTTTTCTTATGTCAAGACCTTGGATGTAGTTTTACCCTTTATTGACTTGGCTCTAGCTGGAGCTGAAAGTTAATTTCTTTGCATGGatatgagagagaaagagccAGACTTCTATCAGGTGAGCTGAAAGTGGCATGAGACCAAGATGAGGGGTGGATATTTCTGTCTGTTTCACCAAATAACTATGGGACTGTCCAGGTGAATAtagaaacattttgaaaaaggCTATTGGGATCATGAATTCTCTGCCTTCAGACTGATAGAAACGGATCTTTTctggttgcatattgacttagaaaaccaaccTTTAtatcttattgtatatttattttgttaaggatTTCCCAGTtacgttttaatctggtttgaccTATACTTGTTTATAGGGCTTGACTTTTATGCTTCTGATCTAATTCATCTTATATTCTTATGACATAGTTGTCTGAGaaagttaattctttttttcaagttACACTTTATGTTAGCCTGTTATGTTTGAGGCACTatactatttatttttataactaaAGATGAGGACAATAGGTGTACTGTAGGTGTCCAGTTGATTTATACTAAATGTGTTCAGACTAGATGAAAATAACATTAAACCTCTATTCGTTTTTCCCTTTTTCACTATTTTAATTTAGAATCAATTAATAGACTCATAGAAAAACCATGAAACATTTAGAACAAAGAGGTTTCTTTAATTGATAATGTTTTGGATGTGACATTTTAATTGGTATTAAAACTTTATGTGAAACTAATATAACTTCGACTTTCTCATTAAATTTTCTAGTACTTCAGTACTTTTTTTAAGAGGGAGAAAagtgttttcattcatttgagaTAGAATGACAGTAGGGAGTTTAACATAAATCCTTGGTATTTTATTCACTCATTGTTTTACTCCAGACGTTAAAGTATCTGGGATATTCATTCATAGTCCACATGCTAGCATATACAAGGGAACTCttccctttaaaaagaaaaaaaaattatagttagGTTGGGtgggtttcttctcccctccccctcccctttttttaaagGCTTGTGACCATTGCCATTGGATTGTGTTTGTTGTAAATGAACATGTCCTGCCTGCCTTTGAAATAACTGTATCAAATTGGATTATATTTTGCAGGGAAGGTagttcctcatttacaaaaattCAATCTTTAGGTTAAAAAGTCTACCACGTGGCTTATTTTCACCCATTTGTTTGGAGACTTTtcactgtttcctttcttttgtgcTACAGATGGGGACACCTGTTACAAGCTCAAGTACAGCTTCATCCAATTCAGAAAATCTCTCTGCATCTTCTAAAGCTCTGTTTCCTAGCACAGCACAAGTACGCAGGAAGTtgcagtttaaaaaacaaaaaggcttTACAACTTAACCCTTTGGACCCTTTTAAACCTCTACATTCAGATAtgtctagtttaaaaaaaaaccaagattatCAGTGACTATATTCTCGTGAATGCTAATTTTAAAACTCATGGAAAAACAATACCCCAAATTTCTATGGCTCTAAAGGGTTAAAAAGCATGTAAGCATTAAATGCTTCTTAGTGGCCAATGGTTAGTTTGATGCATGATTAAGCTCTTTTGATTTATGCTGTTTAATCTAATGCATCACATTTAATGTGCAGGAATTCAGTATTCTGAATTCTATACTAAAGTTGAAATATATGGCTTTGTTTTCTCagctttggtgatttttttttttcaattccagaCAAACTGCTAAAATTACTGCTGTCTTACTTTAAAATCCACATAAATTATCCCTAATTTAGTCTTTCTATTGGACCTATGATTTGTGGCctacttttaaaacatttaatgAGAGCATTTCAGTATTCTTTGTTATAGGATGCTTTTAAAGGACAGATGAATTAGTCATTACTGATACTGTGTTTAATAATAGTGGGATTTGCACAAACCTGACATTCTTAGCAGTTTCTAACATTTTTGAGCTGCAATGTAGATTAATACCAGCTTAAACAACTAATATAGAATGGTGAAAATAGTAAATCACAGTATTCCAGTATATGACACTATACTTGTTCATTAGGAATGACTGGATAGCTTTGTGTAAATTCTTAAATTTTGGGGTGAAATGGTGGAAGAAATTGAAGTTACACATGCTGTCTTGTTAGTTTGAATTGATTTATATTTTGGTGGTTGCTTTTTGTCAAGTACTGTTTGATATAAATCTTCGGGAAGTATATTGGGTTTTGCTGGACTTTTATGTTGTGTTCTTGAGTTGCTTTGATATAATTTTAAGGCTGGAGTGCTTTATTGTGGGCTAGCTTATTTtatatgtgctttttttttaagttactacCTAAATGAAATTATTTAGGTGTTTGAGTTTTGCTGATTAAGTATTGTGATTTACAGGCTCAGGCAGCTGTTCAAGGACCTGTTGGTACAGATTTTAAGCCTTTAAATAGTACCCCTGCAACAACTACAGAGCCCCCCAAGCCTACATTCCCTGCTTATACTCAGTCAACTGCTTCAACCACTAGTACAACGAATAGCACTGCAGCCAAACCAGCTGCTTCTATAACAAGTAAGCCAGCTACACTTACGACAACCAGTGCAACCAGTAAGTTGATCCATCCCGATGAGGATATATCATTGGTAAGTGGTTTTCAATTCTCACTAATAAATATGGCTACAAAAGCAAAGCATTTTAGCAGCATTTCGCCTTTTGGGGAGAGTGATCATATACAGGCATGTACCCTTGTGTTAACAGCTTTTGATGCTCCTAAATTATTTACCACTCTTggttcataaaggaaacattgaAAGGGCTTAGGTGTGGTATTTCCCATTTTGAATACTAGGATGAGTTTGAAATTATAGCTtagttattttcccctttttattattattttagttacACAAATCTTGGAATAGGTGTCAGCCAGCATCAGTAGGTCaccaaaacaaatgttaaaaacattGTGACTCTCTTCCatgttattttaatatatttaagaaGGCCATGTTTTAAATGTGGTCAGTTATTTGAAGACAATAAGAAGGTAATACTGTGTTTAGTCGCATGCTTTAGCTGTAATATGTTGTACTAGCATCTATTTTGGATGGTTCACCTAGAAACTTGAAAAATTATGTTGACACTTAGAGTAAGTCTTAATCCAGAATGGTGTGTGGGTGTTTTTTGAGTATTTTAACTACTGTAACCAAAGTTTCTTAATGTTGACTAAGTTCTGTGTATTGaggtttttaaagtattttacttATTTCCATTCTTAGGAAGAGAGAAGGGCGCAGTTACCTAAATATCAGCGTAATCTTCCACGACCAGGACAAGCCCCTATGGGTAATCCACCTGTTGGACCAATTGGAGGTATGATGCCACCACAGCCAGGAATTCCTCCACAACAACAAGGAATGAGACCCCCATTGCCTCCTCatggtattttcttttctttttaaaagctttaaCTTAATGGATTCTATAAACATAAAACAtaacatttttatagattttaaagTAATTGACATTGCAGAATGTGTTTTTAAGGGCCTACTTACCTGTTATATCTTTGGATGTGTTTTATAGGTCAATATGGTGGTCATCATCAAGGCATGCCAGGTTACCTTCCTGGTGCCATGCCTCCATATGGGCAGGGACCTCCAATGGTACCCCCTTATCAAGGTGGGCCACCTCGACCTCCGATGGGAATGAGACCTCCTGTAATGTCGCAAGGTGGCCGTTACTGATGTTACTTCGCCCAATCTAATAGGTTTGGAGATTAAACCTTTTCTCATCTTGTGCTGTTTATATAGCCAAGCTTTCGTCAATTAAGGCTTCATTGTGACTTTAACAAACATTATCTTCCCACATACCAGGAACTATTGGACATTTTGTTTTACACGGGAAAAATTTATTTGGAATAATAAAGCAGGAACTTTTCCTGATGTTGCAATTTATACTGTATGGCTTCTTTTTCATGTTTCATCTAGGTTTTTAGAAGTGAAGTATAGTAAATATGGTTCGTTAAATTGTGAAGGCGCTGGAATTACATGAACATACCACCTTAAAGGCAAGTTCTGTAACCTTATGTTGCTATTTGTAAAGTTATGCCTTCGCAGCATTTCATATGCTGTTGGACTTTATGTCCCCAACATAGTTTGGTGAGGGCTGTAACTGTTTCCAAGTACCTGTACATTGGAAGTATGAACATGTAACAATATTTAATGTACTTAGAATTCCTCATGTTGCagggtttaagaaaaaaaaaaactgacccaCTAAAGGTCATGTGACTTTTCTGTACTGTTAAACTTAATtgtaataaaatgaaagaaaaattgatGCCTTTTTATTCATGACCAGCTGTGGACCACTGCCTGAAAGGTTTGTACAGATGCATGCCACAGTAGATGTccacatataataaaaatgcataGTTACTGGCAAAGTT is from Trichosurus vulpecula isolate mTriVul1 chromosome 7, mTriVul1.pri, whole genome shotgun sequence and encodes:
- the ZNF207 gene encoding BUB3-interacting and GLEBS motif-containing protein ZNF207 isoform X8 — protein: MGRKKKKQLKPWCWYCNRDFDDEKILIQHQKAKHFKCHICHKKLYTGPGLAIHCMQVHKETIDAVPNAIPGRTDIELEIYGMEGIPEKDMDERRRLLEQKTQESQKKKQQDDSDEYDDDESTASTSFQPQPVQPQQGYIPPMAQPGLPPVPGAPGMPPGIPPLMPGVPPLMPGMPPVMPGMPPGMMPMGGMMPPGPGIPPLMPGMPPGMPPPVPRPGMPPMTQAQAVTAPGILNRPPAPAAAVPTPQPPVTKPLFPSAGQAQAAVQGPVGTDFKPLNSTPATTTEPPKPTFPAYTQSTASTTSTTNSTAAKPAASITSKPATLTTTSATSKLIHPDEDISLEERRAQLPKYQRNLPRPGQAPMGNPPVGPIGGMMPPQPGIPPQQQGMRPPLPPHGQYGGHHQGMPGYLPGAMPPYGQGPPMVPPYQGGPPRPPMGMRPPVMSQGGRY
- the ZNF207 gene encoding BUB3-interacting and GLEBS motif-containing protein ZNF207 isoform X7 gives rise to the protein MGRKKKKQLKPWCWYCNRDFDDEKILIQHQKAKHFKCHICHKKLYTGPGLAIHCMQVHKETIDAVPNAIPGRTDIELEIYGMEGIPEKDMDERRRLLEQKTQAESQKKKQQDDSDEYDDDESTASTSFQPQPVQPQQGYIPPMAQPGLPPVPGAPGMPPGIPPLMPGVPPLMPGMPPVMPGMPPGMMPMGGMMPPGPGIPPLMPGMPPGMPPPVPRPGMPPMTQAQAVTAPGILNRPPAPAAAVPTPQPPVTKPLFPSAGQAQAAVQGPVGTDFKPLNSTPATTTEPPKPTFPAYTQSTASTTSTTNSTAAKPAASITSKPATLTTTSATSKLIHPDEDISLEERRAQLPKYQRNLPRPGQAPMGNPPVGPIGGMMPPQPGIPPQQQGMRPPLPPHGQYGGHHQGMPGYLPGAMPPYGQGPPMVPPYQGGPPRPPMGMRPPVMSQGGRY
- the ZNF207 gene encoding BUB3-interacting and GLEBS motif-containing protein ZNF207 isoform X5: MGRKKKKQLKPWCWYCNRDFDDEKILIQHQKAKHFKCHICHKKLYTGPGLAIHCMQVHKETIDAVPNAIPGRTDIELEIYGMEGIPEKDMDERRRLLEQKTQAESQKKKQQDDSDEYDDDESTASTSFQPQPVQPQQGYIPPMAQPGLPPVPGAPGMPPGIPPLMPGVPPLMPGMPPVMPGMPPGLHHQRKYTQSFCGENIMMPMGGMMPPGPGIPPLMPGMPPGMPPPVPRPGMPPMTQAQAVTAPGILNRPPAPAAAVPTPQPPVTKPLFPSAGQAQAAVQGPVGTDFKPLNSTPATTTEPPKPTFPAYTQSTASTTSTTNSTAAKPAASITSKPATLTTTSATSKLIHPDEDISLEERRAQLPKYQRNLPRPGQAPMGNPPVGPIGGMMPPQPGIPPQQQGMRPPLPPHGQYGGHHQGMPGYLPGAMPPYGQGPPMVPPYQGGPPRPPMGMRPPVMSQGGRY
- the ZNF207 gene encoding BUB3-interacting and GLEBS motif-containing protein ZNF207 isoform X4; this translates as MGRKKKKQLKPWCWYCNRDFDDEKILIQHQKAKHFKCHICHKKLYTGPGLAIHCMQVHKETIDAVPNAIPGRTDIELEIYGMEGIPEKDMDERRRLLEQKTQESQKKKQQDDSDEYDDDESTASTSFQPQPVQPQQGYIPPMAQPGLPPVPGAPGMPPGIPPLMPGVPPLMPGMPPVMPGMPPGMMPMGGMMPPGPGIPPLMPGMPPGMPPPVPRPGMPPMTQAQAVTAPGILNRPPAPAAAVPTPQPPVTKPLFPSAGQMGTPVTSSSTASSNSENLSASSKALFPSTAQAQAAVQGPVGTDFKPLNSTPATTTEPPKPTFPAYTQSTASTTSTTNSTAAKPAASITSKPATLTTTSATSKLIHPDEDISLEERRAQLPKYQRNLPRPGQAPMGNPPVGPIGGMMPPQPGIPPQQQGMRPPLPPHGQYGGHHQGMPGYLPGAMPPYGQGPPMVPPYQGGPPRPPMGMRPPVMSQGGRY
- the ZNF207 gene encoding BUB3-interacting and GLEBS motif-containing protein ZNF207 isoform X1, yielding MGRKKKKQLKPWCWYCNRDFDDEKILIQHQKAKHFKCHICHKKLYTGPGLAIHCMQVHKETIDAVPNAIPGRTDIELEIYGMEGIPEKDMDERRRLLEQKTQAESQKKKQQDDSDEYDDDESTASTSFQPQPVQPQQGYIPPMAQPGLPPVPGAPGMPPGIPPLMPGVPPLMPGMPPVMPGMPPGLHHQRKYTQSFCGENIMMPMGGMMPPGPGIPPLMPGMPPGMPPPVPRPGMPPMTQAQAVTAPGILNRPPAPAAAVPTPQPPVTKPLFPSAGQMGTPVTSSSTASSNSENLSASSKALFPSTAQAQAAVQGPVGTDFKPLNSTPATTTEPPKPTFPAYTQSTASTTSTTNSTAAKPAASITSKPATLTTTSATSKLIHPDEDISLEERRAQLPKYQRNLPRPGQAPMGNPPVGPIGGMMPPQPGIPPQQQGMRPPLPPHGQYGGHHQGMPGYLPGAMPPYGQGPPMVPPYQGGPPRPPMGMRPPVMSQGGRY
- the ZNF207 gene encoding BUB3-interacting and GLEBS motif-containing protein ZNF207 isoform X6, encoding MGRKKKKQLKPWCWYCNRDFDDEKILIQHQKAKHFKCHICHKKLYTGPGLAIHCMQVHKETIDAVPNAIPGRTDIELEIYGMEGIPEKDMDERRRLLEQKTQESQKKKQQDDSDEYDDDESTASTSFQPQPVQPQQGYIPPMAQPGLPPVPGAPGMPPGIPPLMPGVPPLMPGMPPVMPGMPPGLHHQRKYTQSFCGENIMMPMGGMMPPGPGIPPLMPGMPPGMPPPVPRPGMPPMTQAQAVTAPGILNRPPAPAAAVPTPQPPVTKPLFPSAGQAQAAVQGPVGTDFKPLNSTPATTTEPPKPTFPAYTQSTASTTSTTNSTAAKPAASITSKPATLTTTSATSKLIHPDEDISLEERRAQLPKYQRNLPRPGQAPMGNPPVGPIGGMMPPQPGIPPQQQGMRPPLPPHGQYGGHHQGMPGYLPGAMPPYGQGPPMVPPYQGGPPRPPMGMRPPVMSQGGRY
- the ZNF207 gene encoding BUB3-interacting and GLEBS motif-containing protein ZNF207 isoform X2, whose amino-acid sequence is MGRKKKKQLKPWCWYCNRDFDDEKILIQHQKAKHFKCHICHKKLYTGPGLAIHCMQVHKETIDAVPNAIPGRTDIELEIYGMEGIPEKDMDERRRLLEQKTQESQKKKQQDDSDEYDDDESTASTSFQPQPVQPQQGYIPPMAQPGLPPVPGAPGMPPGIPPLMPGVPPLMPGMPPVMPGMPPGLHHQRKYTQSFCGENIMMPMGGMMPPGPGIPPLMPGMPPGMPPPVPRPGMPPMTQAQAVTAPGILNRPPAPAAAVPTPQPPVTKPLFPSAGQMGTPVTSSSTASSNSENLSASSKALFPSTAQAQAAVQGPVGTDFKPLNSTPATTTEPPKPTFPAYTQSTASTTSTTNSTAAKPAASITSKPATLTTTSATSKLIHPDEDISLEERRAQLPKYQRNLPRPGQAPMGNPPVGPIGGMMPPQPGIPPQQQGMRPPLPPHGQYGGHHQGMPGYLPGAMPPYGQGPPMVPPYQGGPPRPPMGMRPPVMSQGGRY
- the ZNF207 gene encoding BUB3-interacting and GLEBS motif-containing protein ZNF207 isoform X3, producing the protein MGRKKKKQLKPWCWYCNRDFDDEKILIQHQKAKHFKCHICHKKLYTGPGLAIHCMQVHKETIDAVPNAIPGRTDIELEIYGMEGIPEKDMDERRRLLEQKTQAESQKKKQQDDSDEYDDDESTASTSFQPQPVQPQQGYIPPMAQPGLPPVPGAPGMPPGIPPLMPGVPPLMPGMPPVMPGMPPGMMPMGGMMPPGPGIPPLMPGMPPGMPPPVPRPGMPPMTQAQAVTAPGILNRPPAPAAAVPTPQPPVTKPLFPSAGQMGTPVTSSSTASSNSENLSASSKALFPSTAQAQAAVQGPVGTDFKPLNSTPATTTEPPKPTFPAYTQSTASTTSTTNSTAAKPAASITSKPATLTTTSATSKLIHPDEDISLEERRAQLPKYQRNLPRPGQAPMGNPPVGPIGGMMPPQPGIPPQQQGMRPPLPPHGQYGGHHQGMPGYLPGAMPPYGQGPPMVPPYQGGPPRPPMGMRPPVMSQGGRY